One part of the Streptomyces nigra genome encodes these proteins:
- a CDS encoding glycosyltransferase, which produces MGQTARVSAYAWTAAGSLAAWLWLLLFQGFFWRTDVRLPRRTEPGEWPSVCVVVPARDEAAVLPASLPSLLAQDYPGRAEVFLVDDGSSDGTGELARRLARERGGLALTVDSPGEPPAGWTGKLWAVRHGIGLARARDPEYLLLTDADIAHAPDSLRELVAAARTGGFDAVSQMARLRVDSVWERLVVPAFVYFFAQLYPFRRIGRTGTRTAAAAGGCVLLRTEAAVRARIPDAIRGAVIDDVALARAVKRGGGRVWLGLADRVDSVRPYPRLADLWRMVSRSAYAQLRHQPSLLLGTIAGLGLVYLVPPVAVAFGAASGDGVTAVLGGLAWLVMTGTYVPMLRYYRQPLWPAPLLPVTAFLYLLMTADSAVQHYRGRGAAWKGRTYTRPGTVSDEG; this is translated from the coding sequence CCGGATCCCTGGCCGCCTGGCTGTGGCTGCTGCTGTTCCAGGGCTTCTTCTGGCGGACGGACGTCCGGCTTCCCAGGCGTACGGAACCCGGGGAGTGGCCGTCCGTCTGTGTGGTCGTGCCGGCCCGGGACGAGGCGGCGGTACTGCCCGCGAGCCTGCCGTCGCTGCTCGCCCAGGACTACCCGGGGCGTGCGGAGGTCTTCCTCGTCGACGACGGGAGCTCCGACGGCACGGGCGAGCTGGCGCGGCGGCTCGCGCGCGAGCGGGGCGGGCTCGCGCTGACCGTGGACTCCCCCGGCGAGCCGCCGGCCGGGTGGACGGGCAAGCTCTGGGCGGTGCGGCACGGCATCGGCTTGGCCCGCGCGCGTGATCCCGAGTATCTGCTGCTGACGGACGCGGACATCGCGCACGCCCCGGACAGCCTGCGGGAGCTGGTGGCGGCGGCGCGCACGGGCGGCTTCGACGCCGTCTCGCAGATGGCCCGGCTCCGCGTGGACAGTGTTTGGGAGCGGCTGGTGGTGCCGGCGTTCGTGTACTTCTTCGCCCAGCTGTACCCGTTCCGCCGGATCGGCCGTACGGGCACGCGGACGGCCGCCGCGGCGGGCGGCTGTGTCCTGCTGCGGACCGAGGCGGCCGTACGGGCGCGGATCCCGGACGCCATCCGGGGTGCCGTCATCGACGACGTGGCGCTCGCGCGCGCGGTGAAGCGCGGCGGGGGCCGGGTCTGGCTGGGGCTGGCGGACCGGGTGGACAGTGTGCGGCCGTATCCGCGGCTGGCCGACCTGTGGCGGATGGTCTCGCGCAGCGCCTACGCGCAGCTGCGGCACCAGCCCTCGCTGCTGCTCGGGACGATCGCCGGGCTGGGGCTCGTCTATCTGGTGCCGCCCGTGGCCGTGGCCTTCGGCGCAGCCTCCGGGGACGGGGTGACGGCGGTCCTGGGCGGGCTGGCGTGGCTGGTGATGACGGGCACGTATGTGCCGATGCTCCGCTACTACCGGCAGCCGCTGTGGCCGGCTCCGCTGCTGCCGGTGACGGCGTTCCTCTATCTGCTGATGACGGCCGACTCCGCGGTCCAGCACTACCGTGGGCGCGGCGCGGCCTGGAAGGGCCGCACCTACACGCGTCCCGGGACGGTGTCGGACGAGGGCTGA
- a CDS encoding TerD family protein — protein sequence MSKGSNVPVPATALTVELGWHSAPGTPDVDASALLLVGGKVRSDDDFVFYNQPAHASGAVRHEGKTTAGAQVTDRLLVDLPRVEPSIETVILAASADGGAFGQVPGLYIEVRDAQGAVVARFDSTGATVETAFVLGEFYRRQGAWKFRAVGQGYGTGLAGLATDYGISVDEPQQAAPTPAAPMTPPPAPPVTMPPPPAMPPVPPPAPQAPPVSLSKVTLTKASPSVSLTKQGGTSGAMRVNLNWQVRKQFSGWASKLGRPVAMHNDLDLDLCALYELADGRKGVIQALGNAYGALHQPPYIHLDGDDRTGAMATGENLTINLDHQQAFRRILVFVTIYQGARSFADLNATVTLTPQHGAPVDFSLDECTVPSTVCALALITRTGDDLVVQREARYLVPERGVSPQRTVDYAYGWGMNWTPGRK from the coding sequence ATGTCGAAAGGGTCCAATGTTCCGGTGCCGGCCACGGCATTGACGGTCGAATTGGGCTGGCACTCGGCACCGGGCACCCCCGACGTGGACGCCTCGGCCCTGCTGCTCGTCGGCGGCAAGGTCCGCTCCGACGACGACTTCGTCTTCTACAACCAGCCCGCCCACGCGTCCGGGGCCGTCCGGCACGAGGGCAAGACGACCGCGGGTGCCCAGGTCACCGACCGCCTCCTCGTCGACCTCCCGCGCGTGGAACCCTCGATCGAGACCGTCATCCTCGCCGCCTCCGCGGACGGCGGGGCCTTCGGCCAGGTCCCCGGCCTCTACATCGAGGTCCGTGACGCCCAGGGCGCGGTCGTCGCCCGCTTCGACAGCACCGGCGCCACCGTGGAGACCGCGTTCGTCCTCGGCGAGTTCTACCGCCGGCAGGGCGCCTGGAAGTTCCGCGCCGTCGGCCAGGGCTACGGCACCGGCCTCGCGGGCCTGGCCACCGACTACGGCATCAGCGTCGACGAACCCCAGCAGGCGGCGCCCACGCCCGCCGCCCCCATGACCCCGCCCCCGGCGCCGCCCGTGACGATGCCCCCGCCGCCCGCCATGCCGCCGGTCCCGCCGCCCGCACCCCAGGCGCCCCCGGTCAGCCTGAGCAAGGTGACACTCACCAAGGCGTCCCCGTCCGTCTCCCTCACCAAGCAGGGCGGCACCTCGGGCGCCATGCGCGTCAACCTCAACTGGCAGGTGCGCAAGCAGTTCTCCGGCTGGGCCAGCAAACTGGGCCGCCCGGTCGCCATGCACAACGACCTCGACCTCGACCTGTGCGCCCTGTACGAACTGGCCGACGGCCGCAAGGGCGTCATCCAGGCCCTCGGCAACGCCTACGGAGCCCTGCACCAGCCGCCGTACATCCACCTCGACGGCGACGACCGCACCGGCGCCATGGCCACCGGCGAGAACCTCACCATCAACCTCGACCACCAGCAGGCCTTCCGGCGCATCCTCGTCTTCGTCACCATCTACCAGGGCGCGCGCTCCTTCGCCGACCTGAACGCCACGGTCACCCTCACCCCGCAGCACGGCGCCCCCGTCGACTTCTCCCTCGACGAGTGCACCGTCCCCTCCACGGTCTGCGCCCTCGCCCTCATCACCCGGACCGGCGACGACCTCGTCGTCCAGCGCGAGGCCCGCTACCTCGTCCCGGAACGCGGCGTGAGCCCCCAGCGCACCGTCGACTACGCCTACGGCTGGGGCATGAACTGGACCCCGGGCCGCAAGTAG